In Esox lucius isolate fEsoLuc1 chromosome 3, fEsoLuc1.pri, whole genome shotgun sequence, the sequence ATGATCTTCTGCTCCTCGTTGTAGTAGAGCATGGACATGGCCCGTAGCCGCGTGGGCACGCAGCACGACTTGGTGTTCTGGAAGGGCGCGTAGCCCCGCATGCGGTAGTGGTTAATGACGGTGGagtggaaggacagggaggagccGGTGATGCTGGCCACGTGGCTGGGGCAGTCGCCCTCGCAGTAGTTGGCGTGGTAGCCGGGCGGTGCGATGATCCAGTCGTTCCAGCCGATGTCCTTGAAGTTGACGTAGAACTGGCGCTTGCAGCACATGCGCATTTTGCCGTCGCACTCCAGGCCGCGTTTGGCGCGCCGCCGGGTGTGCTCCTCCTCCCCGGGCCGCAGCACCACCATGAGGAACGGCCGGTGGGACTCCTCCCGCTTGCCCTCGGCGGGGACCAGGACAGGCGCCACGCCCGCCTCTGCGCACAGCGGGCAGGAGACGGTCAGCTGGAGGACGCTGCCGCCGGTGTCCAGCAGGGACTGGATGCTACGTGGCACGGGGAGCTGATGCCAGCCACTACGCCGCGTGTCCACCAACTTCTCCGACACTAGCTCCTCGTCCCGGGGCTCTTCGGGGGAGGAGCCGGGGGCTCTCGGCTGGTCTCCGTGGCGCTGCAGGAGCCGGATGTTGACTTTGCCTTTGCCCCGCCCCTGGCCCTTGGCCAGCTTCAGGAAGAGCCACACGTTGGCCTGCTCCACCACCAGGAGCTCGTTGCCCTCGTTGGAAATGTCAAAGGTCACCGCAGACGGAGAGGCACctagaggagagaagggggaaaCTTGAGTTTAATCGTCACCTTCCACAGATTCCCACATACCCAGAGCTGCACTTGGTCGTGTTGCTAGTGATAGACAATATATTGGAACTGAACACGCAAAATTTACTtagtacatttatttacaatagACTTGGTTGTGGGCATATGAGCAGCAAGAGTCCGAGAGTTATACTTTAAATGTCATTTTGAGAGTGATTTTGCGATTTAGAAGCCATGTAGCCCATTCAAACCACTAAAATGCTTACTTTGGGTATCAAACAGAGCTTTGGGCTGAAGGAGACATTATGCATGCTACTGACCGTGGACAGTTCATTCTATTCAAACTCCGTACTCTGTTTGTACAAGACTGTATTTATTCAAGGCCTGTCGTGTCTGATTAGGTGGGCTCGGATTTATCTTCCCCAGTCATTCTGCCATGTGTTTACTTTGGAAAGCAACAGGCTATGCAAGGCTTATTGTGAATAGGGTTACTCTTTATAATAACCTCCTAGACATGTTCATCAGCAATTTTGTATAAACGCTTCTGCAGGAGTCCTGGAGATCCAGAGATTGAACAGTGTATAACAGAGGTTTGGGCTCCATATAGTTTGGACATATTTATTATATGTTATGGCTACTGTTTACACTTGAAtctaatcatttaaaaaaatacaggttTCATCTGACTCTGGAGAAGTATATAAGAGGCCTCGTTGCAAAAAtcctgaactatccctttaaactaATGTGAGTTAATCAGAGCATATAGGACACCCTAACCCACAAAtaagaagagagaaaagagatcTGTAGGATTGAGTGGGTGTTAGTgggttgctgttgttgttgttttgtggtAGTTTCCTGCACAACACAGTTCTGGGTTGTTTCCAATAGGGAGAAACAATTTTGGAAACGCTAGCTACTGATGTAGGACATTAGTCTAATCAGCTTGTTGTATGAGGAGAATAATCggaaatgttacatttgttgGGCCATTTTCACGGACACAAATAAAGGCTTGTCATGGGCAAAAAAATCTAGTTATGTGGAAATCTCAAACTCATTGCTAATTTCAAAATTTTCTGCTACATCTTCAGGAAAAGCACATTTCGGGAGAACCCTTTTTTGGTTCCAGGTTTCTGCTTGTAGGTGCTCAGTGGCATGTTGTGCCGTTAGTCCACACGCAAAACcacataacaatgtttttagaaatgtgtatttctagttatgaaaaacagaaatgtctcTTATCTGTCCATAAttagaccctttgccatgagaATCCAAACTGACCTAGGAAGCTTCTGTTTTCCTGTGTGGGCTCCATCATTATGacatggaagaagtttggatcCACCGAGATTCTTCCCTAGAGCTGACTGCCTGACCAAACTATGTAACCAGGCAATAAGGGTTTTGTTCAGTGAGGTGACGAAGAAttttgtttctctgcagagaatTGAGAACCTACCAGAAGGACAACGATATCTGCAACACTACATCAATCAAGCATTTATGATAGAGAAGCCAGACAGAGGCAAGTCCTGattaaaaggcatatgacatgccggCTGTAAAACTCTGTGACcatgagaaa encodes:
- the inhbab gene encoding inhibin subunit beta Ab, coding for MVEAVKRHILNMLHLISRPNVTNPVPRAALLNAIRKLHVGRVGEDGSVEIQEDGSAGEAALPETPSEIITFAEPGASPSAVTFDISNEGNELLVVEQANVWLFLKLAKGQGRGKGKVNIRLLQRHGDQPRAPGSSPEEPRDEELVSEKLVDTRRSGWHQLPVPRSIQSLLDTGGSVLQLTVSCPLCAEAGVAPVLVPAEGKREESHRPFLMVVLRPGEEEHTRRRAKRGLECDGKMRMCCKRQFYVNFKDIGWNDWIIAPPGYHANYCEGDCPSHVASITGSSLSFHSTVINHYRMRGYAPFQNTKSCCVPTRLRAMSMLYYNEEQKIIKKDIQNMIVDECGCS